From Cannabis sativa cultivar Pink pepper isolate KNU-18-1 chromosome 8, ASM2916894v1, whole genome shotgun sequence, a single genomic window includes:
- the LOC115699419 gene encoding transcription initiation factor IIE subunit alpha isoform X1, translating to MSVEPFNRLVKLAARAFYDDITTKGDNQPKNGRSDNRGIAVVVLDALTRRQWVREEDLAKDLKLHSKQLRRTLRFFEEEKLVTRDHRRETAKGAKIFSAAVAATVDGHTKEGDEKIKMHTHSYCCLDYAQIYDVVRYRLHRMKKKLKDELEDKNTVQEYICPSPTCNRRYTALDALRLYSMVDEYFHCEMCNTELVADSDKFVAQEGGDGDDNARRRRREKIKDMLQKMEVQLKPLMDQLARVKDLAVPEFGTLLAWELRASAAARAANGDANGNDPSKSSQNGYGGPPMPFFGETKVEVAFSGTEGQEDKKSEVDHTSLKVLPPWMIKQGMNLTKEQRGGEVKQEAKMDGGVSTTETSEDKKSITENDDKKNLQDEYVKAYYAALLEKQKELEAATKQEELSNAQMLDGEASTSSSRQVGMKSKRVEDEGEEDVEWEEAAPVAAGNANEPYKVDLNVEADATADNEEDDDDDVDWEEG from the exons ATGAGCGTCGAACCTTTCAACAg GTTGGTGAAGCTTGCGGCGAGAGCTTTCTACGATGATATAACTACAAAAGGGGATAATCAACCCAAAAATGGTCGGAGTGACAATAGGGGAATCGCTGTGGTGGTACTCGATGCCCTAACAAG ACGACAATGGGTTCGAGAAGAAGATTTGGCGAAGGATTTAAAGCTGCACTCGAAGCAGCTTCGAAGAACTTTGCGGttttttgaagaagaaaagttgGTTACCCGGGATCATAGAAGAGAG ACAGCTAAGGGGGCAAAGATTTTTAGTGCTGCAGTAGCTGCAACTGTGGATGGACATACAAAGGAGGGGGATGAGAAGATTAAAATGCACACTCATTCTTACTGCTGTCTGGACTATGCACAG ATATATGATGTGGTTAGGTACAGACTGCATCGTATgaagaaaaaattgaaagaTGAATTGGAGGACAAGAACACAGTTCAGGAATATATATGCCCCAGCCCCACTTGCAATAGAAG GTACACTGCGTTGGATGCCTTGCGGTTGTATTCTATGGTAGATGAGTATTTTCACTGCGAAATGTGTAATACGGAACTTGTGGCTGATAGTGATAAGTTTGTTGCTCAAGAAGGAGGAGATGGAGATGACAACGCAAGGAGGCGAAGGCGTGAAAAGATTAAGGACATGCTCCAAAAGATGGAG GTACAACTTAAACCATTAATGGATCAACTTGCAAGAGTAAAAGACTTGGCTGTTCCTGAGTTTGGAACTCTTCTAGCCTGGGAATTAAGAGCAAGTGCTGCTGCACGTGCAGCAAATGGTGACGCCAATGGTAATGATCCTTCCAAATCATCCCAGAATGGTTATGGGGGACCACCAATGCCCTTTTTTGGAGAAACCAAG GTGGAAGTTGCGTTTTCTGGAACTGAGGGCCAGGAAGATAAAAAATCTGAAGTTGATCATACAAGTCTAAAAGTTTTACCGCCGTGGATGATCAAGCAAGGGATGAATCTTACAAAAGAACAACGTGGAGGAGAGGTCAAGCAAGAGGCAAAGATGGATGGAGGCGTGTCAACTACAGAGACCTCAGAGGATAAAAAATCTATTACTGAAAATGATGATAAGAAAAATCTCCAG GATGAATATGTTAAAGCTTATTATGCTGCTCTACTAGAAAAGCAGAAAGAACTAGAAGCAGCCACGAAACAAGAGGAATTGTCAAACGCTCAAATGCTCGATGGAGAAGCCAGTACATCCTCTAGTCGTCAGGTAGGAATGAAGTCGAAAAGGGTTGAAGATGAAGGCGAGGAAGATGTTGAATGGGAAGAAGCGGCCCCAGTTGCTGCAG GAAATGCAAATGAACCTTACAAGGTGGATTTGAATGTTGAAGCTGATGCTACCGCAGATAATGAAGAGGACGATGACGACGATGTGGACTGGGAGGAAGGTTGA
- the LOC115701291 gene encoding membrane-associated 30 kDa protein, chloroplastic, whose product MAAKPQIFTGLTLASTPASSSSSTNSLRLCVVKRPLTTSFFGAGVGALKVEVVKSARSNKIRGGALGARMNLFDRFARVVKSYANAVISSFEDPEKILDQTVIEMSDDLTKMRQATAQVLASQKRLENKYKAAQQASEEWYRKAQFALEKGDENLAREALKRRKSFADNANSLKAQLDQQKGVVENLVSNTRLLESKIQEARSKKDTLKARAQSAKTQTKVSEMLGNVNTSNALSAFEKMEEKVMAMESQAEALGQLTSDDLEGKFALLEGSSVDDDLASLKKELSGSSKKGELPPGRSVSASSNTPYPFQDAEIERELKELRQKAKDF is encoded by the exons ATGGCCGCCAAACCACAGATATTTACGGGATTAACCCTGGCGTCCACGCCTGCCTCTTCTTCCTCCTCTACTAACAGCCTTAGATTATGTGTGGTCAAGAGGCCTCTCACTACGTCCTTCTTCGGTGCCGGAG TGGGAGCATTAAAAGTTGAGGTAGTCAAGTCAGCTCGCTCCAATAAAATTCGTGGTGGTGCTCTTGGTGCCCGTATGAATCTTTTTGATCGGTTTGCTAGAGTTGTCAAG TCATATGCCAATGCAGTCATAAGTTCCTTTGAAGATCCTGAGAAAATTTTGGATCAAACGGTTATCGAAATGAGCGATGACTTAACAAAGATGCGTCAGGCAACAGCACAA GTATTGGCATCTCAAAAGCGGTTGGAGAATAAGTACAAAGCTGCCCAACAAGCTTCTGAGGAATG GTACCGCAAGGCACAATTTGCCTTGGAGAAAGGAGATGAGAATCTTGCACGTGAAGCTCTAAAGAGGAGAAAATCTTTTGCA GATAATGCTAATTCTTTGAAAGCTCAACTTGATCAACAGAAAGGTGTTGTTGAAAATCTTGTCTCTAATACCCGG CTTCTGGAGAGCAAGATACAAGAAGCGAGATCAAAGAAAGATACCCTGAAAGCACGTGCACAGTCTGCAAA GACTCAAACCAAAGTAAGCGAAATGTTGGGAAATGTCAATACAAGTAATGCTCTTTCCGCTTTTGAAAAGATGGAAGAGAAAG TGATGGCAATGGAGTCTCAAGCAGAAGCTCTTGGTCAATTAACTTCTGATGATCTAGAAGGAAAG TTTGCATTGCTAGAGGGCTCGTCAGTTGACGATGATCTAGCAAGCTTGAAGAAGGAACTTTCCGGTAGCTCAAAG AAAGGCGAACTTCCACCGGGAAGAAGTGTCAGCGCCAGCTCAAATACACCATATCCCTTTCAAGATGCTGAGATAGAGAGGGAGCTCAAGGAATTGAGACAGAAGGCAAAAGacttctaa
- the LOC115698627 gene encoding peptidyl-prolyl cis-trans isomerase FKBP16-3, chloroplastic — MASSSSTLLLPLGKSPFDSSQGICSRRFSSGVVRCSNLELKASNCDEIKLSKRRREVIGLMLGASSLFVESFAANGAGLPPEDKPKLCDVACEKELENVPMVTTESGLQYKDIKVGRGPSPPVGFQVAANYVAMVPSGQIFDSSLEKGQVYIFRVGSGQVIKGLDEGLLSMKAGGKRRLYIPGSLAFPKGLTSAPGRPRVAPNSPVIFDVSLEYIPGLEFDEGDE, encoded by the exons ATggcatcttcttcttcaactcTGCTGCTTCCATTAG GTAAAAGCCCATTTGATAGCTCTCAAGGGATTTGTAGTAGGAGATTTTCAAGTGGGGTTGTGAGATGTTCTAATTTGGAACTCAAGGCTTCAAATTGTGATGAAATTAAGCTAAGTAAGAGAAGAAGGGAAGTGATTGGATTGATGCTTGGAGCTTCAAGTCTGTTTGTTGAGTCATTTGCAGCCAATGGAGCTGGGTTGCCTCCTGAGGACAAGCCTAAGCTCTGTGATGTTGCTTGTGAAAAGGAGCTTGAAAAT GTACCTATGGTAACTACAGAATCTGGTTTGCAGTACAAGGACATCAAAGTTGGTAGGGGTCCTAGTCCGCCGGTTGGTTTTCAG GTGGCAGCTAATTATGTAGCCATGGTTCCATCTGGACAAATATTTGATAG CTCTCTTGAGAAGGGTCAGGTTTATATTTTTCGAGTTGGCTCTGGTCAG GTGATTAAGGGACTTGATGAAGGCCTGCTGAGTATGAAAGCAGGAGGAAAGCGACGACTCTACATTCCGGGATCA TTGGCATTCCCCAAAGGTCTTACCTCAGCTCCAGGAAGGCCAAGGGTGGCTCCAAATAGTCCGGTCATCTTTGATGTGAGCTTGGAATACATACCAGGTTTAGAATTTGATGAAGGAGATGAATAA
- the LOC115699419 gene encoding transcription initiation factor IIE subunit alpha isoform X2, whose amino-acid sequence MDIQRRGMRRLKCTLILTAVWTMHSLPIVFKYCPSYFGKGLKQQLFQIYDVVRYRLHRMKKKLKDELEDKNTVQEYICPSPTCNRRYTALDALRLYSMVDEYFHCEMCNTELVADSDKFVAQEGGDGDDNARRRRREKIKDMLQKMEVQLKPLMDQLARVKDLAVPEFGTLLAWELRASAAARAANGDANGNDPSKSSQNGYGGPPMPFFGETKVEVAFSGTEGQEDKKSEVDHTSLKVLPPWMIKQGMNLTKEQRGGEVKQEAKMDGGVSTTETSEDKKSITENDDKKNLQDEYVKAYYAALLEKQKELEAATKQEELSNAQMLDGEASTSSSRQVGMKSKRVEDEGEEDVEWEEAAPVAAGNANEPYKVDLNVEADATADNEEDDDDDVDWEEG is encoded by the exons ATGGACATACAAAGGAGGGGGATGAGAAGATTAAAATGCACACTCATTCTTACTGCTGTCTGGACTATGCACAG TTTACCAATAGTGTTCAAATATTGTCCTTCGTATTTTGGAAAAGGCCTAAAGCAACAATTGTTTCAGATATATGATGTGGTTAGGTACAGACTGCATCGTATgaagaaaaaattgaaagaTGAATTGGAGGACAAGAACACAGTTCAGGAATATATATGCCCCAGCCCCACTTGCAATAGAAG GTACACTGCGTTGGATGCCTTGCGGTTGTATTCTATGGTAGATGAGTATTTTCACTGCGAAATGTGTAATACGGAACTTGTGGCTGATAGTGATAAGTTTGTTGCTCAAGAAGGAGGAGATGGAGATGACAACGCAAGGAGGCGAAGGCGTGAAAAGATTAAGGACATGCTCCAAAAGATGGAG GTACAACTTAAACCATTAATGGATCAACTTGCAAGAGTAAAAGACTTGGCTGTTCCTGAGTTTGGAACTCTTCTAGCCTGGGAATTAAGAGCAAGTGCTGCTGCACGTGCAGCAAATGGTGACGCCAATGGTAATGATCCTTCCAAATCATCCCAGAATGGTTATGGGGGACCACCAATGCCCTTTTTTGGAGAAACCAAG GTGGAAGTTGCGTTTTCTGGAACTGAGGGCCAGGAAGATAAAAAATCTGAAGTTGATCATACAAGTCTAAAAGTTTTACCGCCGTGGATGATCAAGCAAGGGATGAATCTTACAAAAGAACAACGTGGAGGAGAGGTCAAGCAAGAGGCAAAGATGGATGGAGGCGTGTCAACTACAGAGACCTCAGAGGATAAAAAATCTATTACTGAAAATGATGATAAGAAAAATCTCCAG GATGAATATGTTAAAGCTTATTATGCTGCTCTACTAGAAAAGCAGAAAGAACTAGAAGCAGCCACGAAACAAGAGGAATTGTCAAACGCTCAAATGCTCGATGGAGAAGCCAGTACATCCTCTAGTCGTCAGGTAGGAATGAAGTCGAAAAGGGTTGAAGATGAAGGCGAGGAAGATGTTGAATGGGAAGAAGCGGCCCCAGTTGCTGCAG GAAATGCAAATGAACCTTACAAGGTGGATTTGAATGTTGAAGCTGATGCTACCGCAGATAATGAAGAGGACGATGACGACGATGTGGACTGGGAGGAAGGTTGA